In Streptomyces sp. SN-593, a single genomic region encodes these proteins:
- a CDS encoding enoyl-CoA hydratase-related protein, with product MAGYTTILYGVASHVATVTLNRPEARNGFTVRMADELAAALRAADADDDVRVVVLRGAGRSFCVGADLSADGGGERSFGAKADQGAEAALAAGTYLEPAGVVTSVMYRMDKPVIAAVHGAAAGVGATMLLPADFRLAAEGTKFAFPFTRRGVVPEGASAWWLPRIVGLTRAMDWLISGRTFLADEALAAGLLTAVHPAGELAAAADRLAGELAREVAPLSVALTRRLVYRLAWADSPEPVHRADSRLVHETVRGPDAAEGVASYFEQRAPHFPTAVPGGLPEYAAVPNGARHPAPQEPGVT from the coding sequence ATGGCCGGGTACACCACGATCCTCTACGGTGTCGCGTCGCACGTCGCCACCGTCACGCTGAACCGGCCGGAGGCGCGCAACGGCTTCACCGTGCGGATGGCCGACGAGCTGGCGGCCGCGCTGCGTGCCGCCGACGCCGACGACGACGTACGGGTCGTGGTCCTCCGCGGGGCCGGCCGCAGCTTCTGCGTGGGCGCCGACCTGTCGGCGGACGGCGGCGGCGAGCGGTCGTTCGGGGCGAAGGCGGACCAGGGGGCCGAGGCCGCGCTCGCGGCCGGCACCTACCTGGAGCCCGCGGGCGTGGTGACCTCGGTGATGTACCGGATGGACAAGCCGGTCATCGCCGCGGTCCACGGCGCCGCGGCCGGGGTGGGGGCCACGATGCTGCTTCCGGCCGACTTCCGACTGGCCGCCGAGGGCACCAAGTTCGCGTTCCCCTTCACCCGCCGCGGCGTCGTGCCCGAGGGCGCCTCGGCGTGGTGGCTGCCGCGGATCGTCGGCCTGACCCGGGCGATGGACTGGCTGATCTCCGGCCGCACGTTCCTCGCCGACGAGGCGCTCGCCGCCGGGCTGCTCACCGCCGTCCACCCCGCCGGTGAACTGGCCGCGGCTGCCGACCGGTTGGCGGGCGAACTGGCCCGCGAGGTGGCGCCGCTGTCGGTGGCGCTGACCCGGCGCCTGGTCTACCGGCTCGCCTGGGCCGACAGCCCCGAACCCGTCCACCGTGCCGACTCCCGGCTGGTCCACGAGACCGTCCGCGGCCCCGACGCCGCCGAGGGTGTGGCCTCCTACTTCGAACAGCGCGCACCGCACTTCCCGACGGCCGTCCCCGGCGGCCTGCCGGAGTACGCCGCCGTGCCGAACGGAGCGCGGCACCCCGCCCCGCAGGAGCCAGGAGTGACATGA
- a CDS encoding cellulose binding domain-containing protein, translated as MTGGSTTAGTSAGTSTGTSTGTSTGTSTGTSTGTSTGTSTGTSTGTSTGTTGGTGTGPSCTAAYVPSTWPGGFTADITVTNTGSTAVNGWTVGFTLPSGQTVTSAWNATISPSSGAVNATNVAYNAQIPVGGSQSFGFQGTYTGTYAQPTRFTLNGTACATG; from the coding sequence GTGACCGGCGGCAGCACGACCGCGGGGACCTCCGCCGGCACGTCCACCGGCACGTCCACCGGGACCTCCACCGGCACCTCCACCGGCACCTCCACCGGCACCTCCACCGGCACCTCCACTGGCACGTCCACCGGGACCTCCACCGGCACCACCGGCGGGACCGGGACCGGCCCGAGCTGCACGGCCGCCTACGTGCCCAGCACCTGGCCCGGCGGATTCACCGCCGACATCACCGTGACCAACACCGGCTCCACCGCCGTCAACGGCTGGACGGTCGGCTTCACCCTTCCCTCCGGCCAGACCGTCACCAGCGCCTGGAACGCCACCATCAGCCCCTCTTCGGGCGCGGTGAACGCCACCAACGTCGCGTACAACGCCCAGATACCGGTCGGCGGCAGCCAGTCCTTCGGCTTCCAGGGCACCTACACCGGAACCTACGCCCAGCCCACCCGGTTCACCCTCAACGGCACGGCCTGCGCCACCGGCTGA
- a CDS encoding thioesterase II family protein → MCLPHAGGSATFYLPFVSALSPDVDVVAIQYPGRQDRRAEQPLTDVDTLSDRIHEALLCQPPLPVTFFGHSLGALVGFETARRLEAGGSPVTHLFASSRGAPSLHRGESVHQRDDEGILSVVHYLNGTAANVLGNQEMMRAALPSLRADYQAADTYRCAPDVTIGCPVTVLTGDADPQTTSSEARAWERHTTSACAFHTFPGGHFYLSQQTDRVIALLKEHFAATAEDGRRPTVRP, encoded by the coding sequence GTGTGCCTCCCGCACGCGGGCGGCTCGGCGACGTTCTACCTGCCCTTCGTGTCGGCTCTCAGCCCCGACGTCGATGTCGTCGCCATCCAGTACCCCGGGCGGCAGGACCGCCGAGCGGAGCAGCCACTGACCGATGTGGACACGCTGTCGGACCGGATCCACGAAGCCCTCCTGTGCCAACCACCGCTTCCGGTCACGTTCTTCGGACACAGCCTCGGCGCACTCGTCGGCTTCGAGACCGCCCGGCGGCTGGAGGCCGGCGGCAGTCCGGTCACGCACCTGTTCGCGTCCAGCCGGGGCGCCCCGTCCCTGCACCGCGGTGAGAGTGTCCACCAGCGAGACGACGAGGGCATCCTGTCCGTCGTCCACTATCTGAACGGCACCGCTGCGAACGTCCTCGGCAACCAGGAGATGATGCGTGCGGCGCTGCCGTCCCTGCGTGCCGACTACCAGGCGGCCGATACCTACCGATGCGCTCCGGACGTCACCATCGGCTGCCCGGTCACCGTCCTGACCGGCGACGCCGACCCGCAGACCACGTCTTCCGAGGCCCGCGCGTGGGAGCGGCACACCACGAGCGCCTGTGCTTTCCACACGTTTCCCGGCGGGCACTTCTACCTCTCGCAGCAGACGGACAGGGTGATCGCCCTGCTCAAGGAGCACTTCGCCGCGACGGCGGAGGACGGCCGCCGGCCCACGGTCCGCCCTTGA
- a CDS encoding BTAD domain-containing putative transcriptional regulator yields the protein MQFNILGPLEVVSHDMVVPLGGIKQRAMLGMLLLKANRIVPSSKLLDSLWSDGVPPTARKMLQNAASALRGILACDDGSADPAVLLTHTPGYLLHVEPHAIDLNLFMLAIEHGREYAAQADWESARRELRDALDVWRGPVLADLTETCSAWPEATAVQNTHLVAFEELFEAELACGRHREVLAELELVAGRELSHERLVGQLMLAMYRCGRQLDALDVYHRARVSLIETHGLEPSHELQELERLILNQDMSLDWHGGVVTALRDGGTAGVPWPTAVLQDRPLGPRPHRPAVGDDPVVPLAEGKLAAMVAVVGEMAGEPGDDAAESTSALGIVAALVDREAGRHGGVVISRVASMSWIVFDAVDHAPDHAVSAALAIRDALQRTRSVRDAAGSGAPEPVVKLAVVSTDAVLGHHPDDGTLRGLDTAAVGRCLQLASVAPARHVWVSEETKRATEYRVRYEQVGDDAWDAVELLPEPHRPNQVKMVIGGPGKIHKLRGLLAGMGGQYASLVERITHRGGDIPENAVVEVTVSVLLPGDAVRTRLAAPSEGT from the coding sequence ATGCAGTTCAACATTCTGGGTCCTCTGGAAGTGGTTTCCCACGACATGGTCGTGCCCCTCGGCGGGATCAAGCAGCGCGCGATGCTGGGCATGCTGCTGCTGAAAGCCAACCGGATAGTCCCGTCGAGCAAACTGCTGGATTCCCTGTGGTCCGACGGCGTTCCGCCCACTGCGCGGAAGATGCTCCAGAATGCGGCGTCCGCTCTGCGGGGAATTCTCGCCTGCGACGACGGCAGCGCCGACCCGGCCGTGCTCCTCACCCACACGCCCGGGTACCTGCTGCATGTCGAACCCCACGCCATCGACCTGAACCTGTTCATGCTCGCCATCGAACACGGCCGCGAGTACGCCGCCCAGGCCGACTGGGAGTCCGCGCGCCGGGAGCTGCGCGACGCACTCGACGTCTGGCGGGGCCCGGTCCTCGCGGACCTCACCGAGACCTGTAGCGCCTGGCCCGAGGCCACCGCCGTCCAGAACACGCATCTGGTGGCCTTCGAGGAGCTCTTCGAGGCCGAACTGGCGTGCGGGCGGCACCGCGAGGTGCTGGCGGAGCTCGAACTCGTCGCGGGACGGGAGCTGTCCCACGAACGTCTGGTGGGGCAGCTGATGCTGGCGATGTACCGCTGCGGGCGGCAGTTGGACGCCCTCGACGTCTATCACCGCGCCCGCGTGTCGCTGATCGAGACCCACGGGCTGGAGCCGAGCCATGAACTCCAGGAACTCGAACGCCTGATCCTCAATCAGGACATGAGCCTCGACTGGCACGGCGGTGTCGTGACCGCGCTCCGCGACGGTGGTACCGCGGGGGTGCCCTGGCCGACCGCGGTCCTCCAGGACCGGCCCCTGGGGCCCCGGCCGCACCGGCCGGCCGTCGGGGACGACCCCGTCGTCCCCCTCGCGGAGGGGAAATTGGCCGCCATGGTGGCAGTCGTCGGCGAGATGGCCGGCGAGCCCGGCGACGACGCCGCCGAGTCGACGTCCGCACTCGGCATCGTGGCCGCGCTGGTCGACCGTGAGGCCGGACGACACGGCGGAGTGGTGATCAGCAGGGTGGCGTCGATGAGTTGGATCGTCTTCGATGCCGTGGACCACGCCCCCGATCACGCCGTCAGCGCCGCGCTGGCGATCCGCGACGCGTTGCAGCGGACCCGCTCCGTCCGCGACGCCGCCGGCAGCGGAGCGCCGGAGCCCGTGGTCAAGCTGGCCGTCGTGTCCACCGACGCGGTCCTCGGCCACCACCCCGATGACGGCACGCTGCGGGGTCTCGACACCGCCGCCGTCGGCCGGTGCCTCCAACTGGCCAGCGTCGCCCCGGCCAGGCACGTCTGGGTGAGCGAGGAGACCAAGCGCGCCACCGAGTACCGGGTGCGCTACGAACAGGTCGGTGACGACGCGTGGGACGCCGTGGAACTGCTCCCGGAGCCGCACCGGCCCAACCAGGTCAAGATGGTCATCGGCGGCCCGGGGAAGATCCACAAGTTACGCGGCCTGCTCGCCGGCATGGGCGGGCAGTACGCGTCGCTCGTCGAGAGGATCACCCACCGAGGGGGCGACATTCCGGAGAACGCGGTGGTCGAGGTCACCGTCAGCGTGCTGCTTCCCGGGGACGCCGTACGGACACGGCTGGCGGCTCCGTCCGAAGGCACGTGA
- the ccrA gene encoding crotonyl-CoA carboxylase/reductase produces MEAVESPEAGPEDIESLTVPESYRAAVLLKDEQHMFDGVRAANRNPAKSLHLADVPTPMPGPGEVLVAAMASSVNYNTVWSAIFEPVPTFAFLERYARTGGLAARHDQPYHVVGSDLSGIVLRTGPGVRRWRPGQRVVAHCLSVELEDPAGHDDSMLDPEQRIWGFETNFGGLAELALVKANQLMPKPPHLTWEEAAVSGLVNSTAYRQLVSRNGANMRQGDNVLIWGAASGLGSYATQYALAGGAFPICVVSSPRKAEICRQMGAEAIIDRSAEDYRFWSGEGGQDPREWRRFGQRVRDLTGGEDVDVVFEHPGRDTFGASVYVARRGGTIVTCASTTGYLHEFDNRYLWMHVKRIIGSHFANYHEAWRANRLIMRGRIHPSLSRTYPLEQVGLAAEVVHGNRHQGKVGVLCLADREGLGVDAPEFRSRHEAQINRFRERPGSMDAAG; encoded by the coding sequence GTGGAAGCCGTCGAGTCGCCGGAAGCCGGTCCCGAGGACATCGAGTCGCTGACGGTGCCCGAGTCCTACCGGGCGGCGGTGCTGCTCAAGGACGAGCAGCACATGTTCGACGGAGTCCGGGCGGCGAACCGGAACCCCGCCAAGTCACTGCACCTGGCGGACGTGCCCACGCCGATGCCGGGCCCCGGCGAGGTCCTGGTGGCGGCCATGGCCAGCTCCGTGAACTACAACACGGTCTGGAGCGCGATCTTCGAGCCCGTCCCCACCTTCGCGTTCCTGGAGCGGTACGCGCGCACCGGGGGGCTCGCGGCCCGACACGATCAGCCCTACCACGTCGTGGGGTCCGACCTGTCCGGGATCGTGCTGAGGACCGGGCCCGGGGTCCGACGCTGGCGCCCGGGGCAGCGGGTGGTGGCCCACTGCCTCAGCGTCGAACTGGAGGACCCCGCCGGGCACGACGACTCGATGCTCGATCCGGAGCAGCGGATCTGGGGATTCGAGACGAACTTCGGCGGGCTTGCCGAACTCGCCCTGGTCAAGGCGAACCAGCTGATGCCCAAACCCCCGCACCTGACCTGGGAGGAGGCCGCCGTCTCCGGTCTGGTCAACTCGACCGCGTACCGGCAACTGGTCTCCCGCAACGGCGCGAACATGCGGCAGGGGGACAACGTGCTGATCTGGGGCGCGGCGAGCGGCCTCGGTTCGTACGCCACCCAATACGCCCTGGCAGGAGGGGCGTTCCCGATCTGCGTGGTGTCAAGCCCGCGGAAGGCCGAGATCTGCCGGCAGATGGGCGCGGAGGCGATCATCGACCGCAGCGCGGAGGACTACCGCTTCTGGTCCGGCGAAGGCGGCCAGGATCCCCGTGAGTGGCGGCGGTTCGGCCAGCGGGTCAGGGATCTGACGGGCGGCGAGGACGTGGACGTCGTCTTCGAGCACCCGGGGCGTGACACCTTCGGCGCCTCCGTCTACGTCGCCAGGCGCGGGGGCACGATCGTCACCTGCGCGTCGACGACCGGCTATCTCCACGAGTTCGACAACAGGTATCTGTGGATGCACGTCAAGCGCATCATCGGATCGCACTTCGCCAACTACCACGAGGCGTGGCGGGCGAACCGGCTGATCATGCGGGGGCGGATCCATCCGTCGCTCTCCCGGACCTACCCGCTGGAGCAGGTGGGCCTGGCCGCCGAGGTCGTCCACGGGAACCGGCACCAGGGCAAGGTGGGCGTGCTCTGCCTCGCGGACAGGGAGGGCCTGGGGGTGGACGCACCGGAGTTCCGGAGCCGCCATGAGGCCCAGATCAACCGCTTCCGCGAGCGACCGGGGTCCATGGACGCGGCCGGCTGA